In the Archocentrus centrarchus isolate MPI-CPG fArcCen1 chromosome 11, fArcCen1, whole genome shotgun sequence genome, ggagactttgtccatcagtgatgttattttggtcagagtccttctgtctcccaccacctgcactgagtcgagaggacatcctaggacagagctggctttcctgatgagcttgtctatcctcttcctctcagctgtagacaagctgctgctccaacatactgctgcatagaagatggctgatgccaccacagagtcatagaaggtcttcaggagtgtcccctgcactccaaaagacctcagccttctcagcaggtagagtctgctctgacccttcctgtagagcgcatcagtgttatgagtccagtccagtttattgtttaggtgaacacccaggtacttataagagtccactatctcaatgtccactccctagatgttcaccggtgtccgtgtggtgggtctgcgcctgcggaaatccaccaccagctccttggttttagcggcgttgatcaggaggtggttccgctggcaccagtccacaaagtcctgagtccactgtctgtactctgagtcatcctcacctgtgatgaggccaactatggcagagtcgtcagagaagaCGTGGACTGCATTTTACAGCACCTTCGATAAGTAAGCGGCAGTAGCAGTAACTTTCACTAAGCAACAGAATCCTATTTGtgaacagaaaggaaaaattaTGAATGGCAAAATGAAATTATGCAAGTCTGTTAAATCATCaaacagattaaacaaaaaTTGAGTGAACAAGATGAACTTACCCATCGTCTCAcagtagaaataaaactgaaacatacAGTAACCAATCCACACCAAACaatatatactgtaaaatatcagtatgtttacatattctgttcaACAGCCAGTTTGCCAATATAACTGGAATACTGTCAGCCCTTCTCCTGCCTCCACaagatgaaatatttaaattgtcCACCAGTGATATCATCAGGACACAGAGATTGCTTCTGGTCTAACCCTTAATATCCCATGTGTCCTGATGATATCACTAAAGGACAATTCATCACATTCCCATATTCTATccaggattttcttttcttttcacagttATGCCCCGATTCCTTACAAAATCTCTTATGTTTTGGATAGAGCGGGCAGCCAGAGCAGGATCTTCAGCCTTCTTGCATTGCTGGCATTCAATCATAGTGgccagttttccttttttgatgTGTTCGCCAAAATGTCTCATGACTGCGACAACCTCCATGGGAGACCATGGATTCTTTTTTGCTCTCCTAGCACTTTCCAGAGATActagaaaaaagacaaataaattattaatgaaaaccaactccattttaaacagtttttaaataaggaaatttgtgtttagtatattatttgttaaaacaatGGTTCTTGGCTATAAATTATGTACTGATGTAATGCCTGTTTATTCcccttttaaaatgtgcattaatAAAGAACATACATTAGCGGGACAAGCTACAGAAATGAGCATGTGCGTTGCacagatgaaaataaatttCTGCCAATgctaaacagcttattctgccatTGACACTTGCTTGGTAAGTGTGGTTGATTATATGATTGAATTctgaaaaaaaggcattttcgtAATTTAAAAATAGTATTTGTTTGACAAACAGGCCTCAGCAGCTTTCATAGAACCATCCAAAGCCAAAAGAGGCTTGCTGGTCCCTAGATCCCACTCAGCACCACGTTTCTCTATAGGTGCTGTATCAGCAAAAGCCCAAAGTTGAGAACCCTGGTGTACTAAATCTAACTTAATAACCAAATTAGAAAATATATTCCCATTGCTTTGCTTATTACAGTTTTTtagtgttttgctgttttgaaaaaacattacagattaaaatatgtataaagAAAGTACTATAAACATTAGTCCTATTACTGATCACTAAATTGCATCTATTTTCTAGCATCTGAATATTGACAGTTTGAAAATGTATCAATTTAATACAAGGTACAGTTTTATATGGTATGTGCATTTAGGCCAGATATATTAGCTAAAATATCAGCTCACAGTATCCTGCAGAAAGAGAATGGTCACCATATTGCCTTTGGGTGGTGTGGATAATTTCTTTTGACCATGCTTTAGTTGTGCTTTTGTGCTTAAGTAATTTGGTGTTTAGTgacttgtgtatgtgtggtagCATTTACCAGaatgtttatttgtgttcttttttctgcTGGGCTCTTTGTCCTTCTTTAGTTTTCTGTTGGGTTCTTTCTCCTTAGCATCTGTGTGTTTACTTTGTGctgaaatgaagaaagaaaagattataaaacaaaaaataacaatggTCTGGATGAGCATTTATTTGTTGTAGGTAGGTTTCTTAAATACTGTGAAGTCCAAGATTCTCCTTTATGGTGTTAAGCAACTAATGGataaataatgaatttattCTCTTAATGATGAAATCCAGATGTACGGTTTAGACTTGTAGTTCACAGCGACACATGGATGTGTGATATGCCCAGTGCTACTACAGCTTATAACAAAAGGCATGGAGCTGACTTATGCACTAAAATAAGACTCAAGCAGTGACTGGAAAGTCGACCAGCTTTTGCAAAACAAGGATGCGAGCACAGAGAGAACTAAGCAAACCAGGTAACTAACAAGGAGACATTCCACCAAATACATACTTTAGTAGATCAGCCCCTTCTTTAAGGTCAGATGGTCACCACAGCAAGTCAACCTCTTCCACCTCCCCTTGTTCTCTACATTTTCTATCCTCACACCAACTATCTGTTAAGTTTCCTCATCCACATCCATCAATCTCTTTggtccccctctctctctcctgcctaGCAGCTCCATCTCTAACATTCTTTGATCAATATGTCCACTGTCcctctgcacatgcccaaaACAATCTTAGTCTGGCCTCTCTAACTTTTTCTCCTAACTGTCCAACCTGCGTATTCCCTCTGACATTTTCGTTCCAAATCCTATCCATCCTCATTAGTCCCACAAAGAATCTTAACATCTAAGCCTCTGTCACATCCAGCTCAGCCTTCTgctcagtgccactgtctctaAATCATACAATATAGCTGGACTCACTCTTCTCTTTTAAACCTTTCCTTTTACTATTGCTGCAACTCTTTGGTCACACACCACTCCTGAAAATTTTCTCCATTCATTCCATCCTGCCTGTACTCTCTTCCTCACCTCTTTTTCATGACTCTTCATTTCTCTGGATAGTTGATCTACTTAAATTCCTCCACTTTTGCAACCTCTGCACCTTGTAACCGGACTGTTCTACCACCGTCCTCATTCACACTCGTATTCTGTCTCacaactgactttcattcctcttctttccAGTGCAAGCTTTTATCTCTCGAAATTCTCTTTTTCCTGTTCCCTGCTCTCACTGCAAATCATGATACTGTATGCAAACATCATATTACATGGAGATTCCTGTCTGACCTCAACTGTTAGTCTGTCCATCAGCAGGACAAATAAGGGGCTCAGAGTTGATCCTTGATGCAGTCCCACCTTCAACTTGAAACTGTCAGATCTCAAAACTACATGCTTGTTGGGAGGTTGCATCGCTACTCCTTGTTAATGAGGGGATGCCTCACAGATAGAGCCTTCTGTCTGCAGTTGGGGCAGTTTTCTTCCTCGGTGGCCCCTCTGACCTGTGGGCTTCCCCCGGGGTCAGTTCTTGGTGCTCTACAGTTCTCCATTTACATGCTACCCTGGGGTCGATATTTAGGAAGTATAATATTCCTTTTCACTGCTTTGCTGACGATGTGCAGGTTTACAGGCCATTAAAGGCACCTTCCAAGAAATGTATTTATGCTGTGTTTAATTGCATGAGGGATATTAAGACAAAGATAGACTTAAAGTTCTtaagattaaattaaaacaaaacagattgtCCTGTTTGGTCACCCTGACTTGGTCCAGGTTCTTACCATTTCTCTTGGCCTACTAGCACCTTATATACCATCACAGGTAAGGAATCTTGGTGTTAATGATGGGGTGTTCAAATTAGACAAGCAGATTAGCTCTGTGGTCAAGGCTAGCTTCTTTCAGCTTCGGCTTCTAGCCAGAGTCAAACCTTATCTTAGAAGGGGCAATTTAGAAAAAGTCATTCATGCCTTTATTACATTGTGCTTAGATTAATGTAACTCCCTGTACTTAAGCATTGGCCAGTCTGAACTCAACTGTCTGCAGCTTGCTCAGCTTGCTTCACTGGCTTCCGGTTAGGTAaaggattgattttaagattattttatttgtttttaagtcttagAATGGACTGGCTTAGTTATCTGACCTTGTTAAGGTGCAGCTTCGGGGAAGAAGCTGAGGATGTAGACAAATGTttgattaaaacatttaaatacagtttaaGCTGAACTGGTATGTACTTTAAAATCagggaagttaaaatatggtTTAAGTTGAAACATATTTACATTAGAAATAAACAGTTGAAAGCTAAGAACATTATTTGCTTAAGTTGATTCATCATTGTGAATGGTATGATAggaagtgcttttatttttatattaggaAGTGCAAGCCTAGACGCTGTAGTTGCTGTTGTGCACACTGAAAAGCAGCAGCCATGCCTATATGTTAATTGTTGCACTGTAATGTATTCAATGAGTAAATTGTTAGATTGAAAAGACTGTCCTGGTCATCAGTTATAGCTACTACTTCTGTATTCTACATTCAGATCACTTGAAATTTAGCTTACATATCAcccatttatttgaactgttgctGTGACAACAAAATTGAAATGAGTGAAGAAGGTCTGAATCCACTGTGCATTATTTCATAGCCTAAAAGCAATCAAAAATGGTGACATGTTAGTATACTGAGGATATGGGCTAACCTTGTGATAATGGCGCAGACATGCCTGGAGGTTCCTCGACAGGTTGCCTAGCCATCAATGGTCCTGCAGAAcctgtaaaaaaatataatatatttcatTGCATACATAGAAAGATGAGTAGAAGTATTACAGTGAAATTTTGGTTAACTTGCTATGTGGAAAGGTAATGTTTActctcataataataataataataataataataataataataatatcttatGGTTATTTGCCTTTTCCACTGAAATTTGAAGTCCTTGGGACTGAATTTGATTTGGCACATGAAGTCAAGTTTGGACAAAAGCACACTTTTACAGAATAAACCAGGAAATGTTCAAAAATCTAATTGACATACTACACCCTTTGCCATCTTTTTATGCGACTTCAGAGAGACCCATCTGTAGAACACAAACCAACTGTGGAAGTCTCTTTGCATGAGTGCTCAATTGCTATCTGGGACCTAAGTCATTCAGGCCCTTGCTGTTTTCTAGCATTTCAGATACAAATTAATGTCCCCTCAATATATGTCTGAAATACTAGAAAACAGCAAGAAATTTTAGTTATTGACTTgacagtgaaattaaaattgGTTACGAATACAACATAGCATGTAGCTAAACTGTTGAAAGTCTAACCATCTGGTGACAATAAATACACGCTAGGTTCCTCAACAgattccatatatatatatatatatatatatatatatatatatatatatatatatatatatatcacacagtACTTACCGGTCTGTGGATGTGTGAGATTTGCTTCATCTACCTCACTCTCAGCATCGACCTCACTCTCAGCATCTGAATCGGTCAACTGTAGGTTGTCtagtaaaataaattatattgccTTAATGAACCATGGGGTTAAAGTGTTATAAGTTGCCTATGCACAATGTGTGTTCCATTTTGCTACAATATATTTGCTAGAAACATGTctaatttttaatgtaaacaacTTTAAATGGCATTACCTTCGATTTCAATCTCGTCAAGTGTTTTGCCTTGAAGGCTTCTGAGAGATCCTTTCTCCATGGCAAGCAGCAGTTTGGATATCTTGGCCAGCTGGGTAGTAGCCTCAGGAAGTCTGTAATATTCACGATGAACGCGAATATCGTGGCCAAGGAAGTTAGCAACTTGGTCCAACTCGTGATTCTTGAGGTTCAAGATCTGAGACAAAGTTGCAACATGTTTGCGTAATTGCGTTGACCTGAGGAGCTCAGGGTTTTCAGCCCCACATTCACTGGCATAAAACCTCAAACAGTCCTGTCCTCTGTAGGGAGTCAGACAATGAGGTCTGGCAAACAGGAACAGGTTTTCTGCCAGAACAccacagtcttttcttttttctattaggCGTGTTATGGCATTCACCATGTCTGGCGAGAGTAACACTGCAACCTTCCGGCCTCTTTTACCCCTTAATTCAACACGACTGAAGTGTTGACAAAGGCGAAGTTCAAATTCTGTCAGTCCAAATGCGACGTCCTTATGCAGGGGACTTGTGTCTCTTTCCAGAAAGCCATTCATTGTCATCTTTGAAATTTCTCCCCCTCTTCTTCTGTTAAAAAGTATTATATTTGCCATGGTGGCTTTACACAGTTCACTATATGATTTTGGTGAACTATTGTCTTCCAAGTCCTTCAATGCTTGTTCTGTAGTCTTCTCCAGATGTCTGTGAAGACGCTGAACATCTTCGGTGAAAGGAAGAGTGGAGGGCTTGTTAAACTGCCGCTCATTCAACGTAGTTAAAGCGGTGTGAGAGATGAGTTCAGACCACTTTGTAGCATAGAGAGTTTTGAAACTCTGGGTTGACTTTATCAGCGTACTGTCTTGTGCCATGAGTGCTCTGCAATGTAAAATATCACTGACTTTCTGTAGTGAGTGACCTAACTTTAGAGCAAGGCTTGGAGTACGGTAGCAGTGCTTTTCTTCATCATACCCGGATACTTTCTTGACCGCTTTGATAACCACATCAAAATTTTCAGGTCTCACAGCATCCTCAAGACTATGTATTGAGAATTCCTTGCGAAGCGTGAGCAGGAGTCTTCCAGATTCTCTGAGTCTCTGGCGAATGTAGTCATATTTGGTGGGATCCTGTCCATATTTGTTAAAGAATGATTGGGCCAGCTGAAGAATAGAGAAGTCACTTCGCACAGTAGAAGTTATTTCATCATCTTTCATAACAGCTAACACGCTCCAAACACCTGGTGATATCTGCTGACACAAAGCTGACTCATTCATAGAggccaaagacaaaactttttttcttccaatCTCTGAAGTGGCTTCTACTGCTTTTGAAGAACATTTTCGAACATGTCGCCAAAGATCTCGTCGCAGATATAATGCCTGGCAGTACATGCAGTGAATGTAATCTTTTGCATTGTACTTTTTCTTTGATGTGCGTCTTAGTTTTAGTGATCCAACTCCACTCGCCAAGACCTCTGAGTTATGCTTGTGGTTTCCCTTGTTGCGAAGCTTTATAAGCATTTTCATACGTTGTTTGGACCTCTTGGGAAGACTTAAAACTTGAGCAACATCTGCATGTGTTTTCTCGTGAGTTTTTAAGTGACGTGTAAACTTTGTCTGTAGTTTCCCACAAATGTAGCAGTAAGTTTTATTTCTGAGCAAGGATGACGTGTTTGAGACTTTTTCAGCCATGGCATCAGCACCATCATCAACAAATATGTCTTCGGCATCAGCGTTTCCTATATTGCCAGTAACTCTTGATACTTCAAGCTGACTTGTGCTGATCATATCTTCAGTTGATGATTCTGCAGCTTCAGAAACGGGCTCTCTGTTTTCCTCTACAAAACTTTCTTGGTggtgtcttttgtttttggaagaaGACTTGCTGGTGGAGACCTCACAATTCTGTACTTGTTTGTAACTGATTTTTAAAGGCTCTGATCTGTCATCGCATGAGCTGTTTGAATCATCTATGGAATCAGGAACATACTCCTCTTCTGATGATACCACCTCACTTGAACTTGGTTCTGTACAGACCTGATAATGATTAAAAACCatcttatatacatatattatattttgcatACTTGGAAAGCATTGCACTGAGAATAATTCTACTAAAAAGCTTACCACTTGCAGAAGTTCAGTGATGTCCACCTTGTGTTTAACATAACACTTTTTGTGCCAGGACTGGTTGCAAACTAGAAAGAGAAAATTAAGAATTAATAAAAGAAGGTAGCATGGAAAGTACTTAAAAAGTCAGTGCAGCAGCAAAtggctcattttaaacatatagCACAGCTACACATGGAACAGgtttttaaaagtgttcctGTGGCATCACATTCAAAAGATACAGATGAAGCCCCCcttccattttcaaaaaattaCCTTTACATCTCACACCAGTCCATTTCAGAGGTGCAAAAGGTCCTCcacatgaaacacatttttctaaacTTGACATTTTGTCAGGGACAAGATCATGATCACAGTCctgttgaccaaaaaaaaagtgtaatcatAAGATAAGAATCTTAACGGACACTTGTGTAGTGTAGAATATCAAAACCAATGAATCGTTTGTACTCTGTttctataaaaacatgaattaagGATGAAAGTGACATGATTTGTATGTGTTATCCCTGTTGTGAATGAAATTGTTTAGAAATT is a window encoding:
- the LOC115788501 gene encoding uncharacterized protein LOC115788501, giving the protein MISTSQLEVSRVTGNIGNADAEDIFVDDGADAMAEKVSNTSSLLRNKTYCYICGKLQTKFTRHLKTHEKTHADVAQVLSLPKRSKQRMKMLIKLRNKGNHKHNSEVLASGVGSLKLRRTSKKKYNAKDYIHCMYCQALYLRRDLWRHVRKCSSKAVEATSEIGRKKVLSLASMNESALCQQISPGVWSVLAVMKDDEITSTVRSDFSILQLAQSFFNKYGQDPTKYDYIRQRLRESGRLLLTLRKEFSIHSLEDAVRPENFDVVIKAVKKVSGYDEEKHCYRTPSLALKLGHSLQKVSDILHCRALMAQDSTLIKSTQSFKTLYATKWSELISHTALTTLNERQFNKPSTLPFTEDVQRLHRHLEKTTEQALKDLEDNSSPKSYSELCKATMANIILFNRRRGGEISKMTMNGFLERDTSPLHKDVAFGLTEFELRLCQHFSRVELRGKRGRKVAVLLSPDMVNAITRLIEKRKDCGVLAENLFLFARPHCLTPYRGQDCLRFYASECGAENPELLRSTQLRKHVATLSQILNLKNHELDQVANFLGHDIRVHREYYRLPEATTQLAKISKLLLAMEKGSLRSLQGKTLDEIEIEDNLQLTDSDAESEVDAESEVDEANLTHPQTGSAGPLMARQPVEEPPGMSAPLSQVSLESARRAKKNPWSPMEVVAVMRHFGEHIKKGKLATMIECQQCKKAEDPALAARSIQNIRDFVRNRGITVKRKENPG